A genomic region of Roseateles amylovorans contains the following coding sequences:
- the selB gene encoding selenocysteine-specific translation elongation factor — translation MIIGTAGHIDHGKTTLVKALTGVDTDRLPEEKRRGISIALGYAYLDAGEGQRLGFVDVPGHERLVHTMLSGATGIDHALLLVAADDGVMPQTREHLALLSLLGIERGTVALTKCDRADAALRAARRAEIDELLAHTSLAGAPIFEVAATTGEGVVALRQHLLAQSRQMPARDVAGQGFRLAIDRVFSLSGVGTVCTGTAYAGEVRIGDELWLLPPAAGQVPQVARVRSLHAQNESVEHAQVGQRVAIGLAGLDKDEVARGQWLAAPEVAQWSDRIDVRLRLWSDEAKPLRSGTPVHVHLGAAEATGSVAILGGLDGQVLELVQPGAEALVQIVLHQPMCGWAGDRVVLRDASATRALAGGRVLDPQAPARYRRTPQRLAELIALSQPDPIERLRGLLAQAPAGVDLSRLAAAQGLARDARAPWWSAAVAPGPKEAKVAEAASDADAGDGLVGGSAEALSTGRIEGTADAAMASAWALGPMQAGVWEALALERLAQYHRDQPDELGPDLARWRRLSAPRLAEPLWRALVQRMAERGQVRLAGAAVHLPAHGVALSALDERLAQKVLPRLVESGFEGSWVRDLAGLAQESEALMRTTLARLAQRGELFQVVKDLYYAPAAIHALAQLARGAAQEDGDVRAALFRDRSGLGRKRAIQVLEFFDRVGLLRRVGDAHKLRADCQLFLDEGEPVKAA, via the coding sequence ATGATCATCGGCACCGCGGGTCACATCGACCACGGCAAGACCACGCTGGTCAAAGCGCTCACCGGCGTGGACACCGACCGTCTGCCGGAAGAGAAGCGTCGCGGCATCAGCATTGCGCTGGGCTATGCCTACCTGGACGCGGGCGAGGGCCAGCGCCTCGGGTTTGTCGATGTCCCGGGTCACGAGCGGCTGGTGCACACCATGCTCTCCGGCGCCACCGGCATCGATCATGCGCTGTTGCTGGTCGCGGCCGATGACGGCGTGATGCCGCAGACGCGTGAGCATCTGGCACTGCTGTCCCTGCTGGGCATCGAGCGCGGCACTGTCGCCCTGACCAAATGCGATCGTGCTGATGCGGCCTTGCGCGCCGCGCGCCGCGCCGAGATCGACGAACTGCTGGCCCACACCAGCCTGGCCGGTGCGCCGATCTTCGAGGTGGCCGCCACCACGGGGGAGGGCGTGGTCGCGCTTCGGCAGCACTTGCTGGCGCAGTCGCGGCAGATGCCGGCGCGCGACGTGGCCGGGCAGGGTTTCCGGCTGGCGATCGATCGGGTGTTCAGCCTGTCGGGCGTCGGCACGGTGTGCACCGGGACCGCGTATGCGGGAGAAGTGCGCATCGGCGATGAGCTGTGGCTGCTGCCGCCCGCTGCGGGCCAGGTGCCGCAGGTCGCGCGGGTGCGCAGCCTGCATGCGCAGAACGAATCGGTCGAGCATGCCCAGGTGGGTCAGCGGGTGGCCATCGGGCTGGCCGGCCTGGACAAGGATGAGGTCGCCCGCGGCCAGTGGCTGGCGGCGCCGGAGGTGGCGCAATGGAGCGACCGCATCGATGTCCGACTGCGGTTGTGGTCGGACGAGGCCAAGCCGCTGCGCAGCGGCACGCCGGTGCATGTGCATCTGGGCGCGGCGGAGGCGACCGGATCGGTGGCGATCCTGGGCGGTCTGGATGGTCAGGTGCTGGAACTGGTCCAGCCCGGCGCCGAGGCGCTGGTGCAGATCGTGCTGCATCAACCGATGTGCGGCTGGGCCGGCGATCGGGTGGTGCTGCGGGATGCGTCCGCCACGCGAGCCCTGGCGGGCGGTCGGGTGCTGGATCCGCAGGCGCCGGCGCGGTACCGACGTACGCCGCAACGTTTGGCGGAATTGATCGCCCTGTCGCAACCGGACCCGATCGAGCGATTGCGCGGGCTGTTGGCTCAGGCGCCGGCGGGCGTGGATCTGTCCCGGCTGGCGGCGGCACAAGGGCTGGCCCGCGACGCGCGAGCGCCCTGGTGGTCCGCTGCCGTGGCTCCGGGCCCGAAGGAGGCGAAGGTGGCGGAGGCCGCTTCCGACGCTGACGCCGGCGATGGCCTGGTCGGCGGTAGCGCTGAGGCCCTCAGTACCGGTCGAATTGAAGGAACGGCCGATGCGGCCATGGCGTCAGCCTGGGCGCTGGGGCCGATGCAGGCCGGTGTCTGGGAGGCGCTGGCGTTGGAGCGGCTCGCGCAATACCACCGGGATCAACCGGACGAGCTCGGGCCGGATCTGGCGCGCTGGCGGCGCCTGAGCGCGCCGCGCCTGGCGGAGCCGCTGTGGCGCGCCTTGGTGCAGCGCATGGCCGAACGCGGCCAGGTGCGATTGGCCGGCGCCGCGGTGCATCTGCCGGCGCACGGGGTGGCGCTGTCGGCGCTGGATGAACGGCTGGCGCAGAAGGTGCTGCCGCGCCTGGTGGAATCGGGCTTCGAAGGGTCCTGGGTGCGGGATCTGGCCGGCTTGGCGCAGGAGTCCGAGGCGCTGATGCGCACCACGCTTGCGCGATTGGCGCAGCGGGGGGAGTTGTTCCAGGTGGTGAAGGACTTGTACTATGCGCCGGCAGCGATTCACGCGCTGGCGCAATTGGCACGTGGTGCGGCGCAGGAAGATGGTGATGTGCGCGCGGCGCTGTTTCGGGACCGCAGCGGGCTGGGCCGCAAGCGGGCGATTCAGGTGCTGGAGTTCTTTGATCGCGTCGGGTTGCTCCGACGGGTGGGGGATGCGCATAAGCTGAGAGCGGATTGCCAGTTGTTCCTGGATGAGGGCGAGCCGGTGAAGGCCGCTTGA
- a CDS encoding putative selenate ABC transporter substrate-binding protein, with amino-acid sequence MSNLFHHLHRAVRGFSVAALVALSTVGAAHAQTVLRVTAIPDESPTELARKFAPLGKYLEKELGVKVEWTPVTDYAAAVEAVVNKKIDLAWFGGFTFVQANVRSGGKVVPLVQREEDEKFRSVFITDAKSGITKLDDLKGKTLSFGSASSTSGHLMPRSFLLAAKINPESDLKRISFSGAHDATVAAVASGKVDAGALNISVWEKLLSEKKVDPAEVKVFFTTPTYYDYNWSVHADMPAAMKEKLKQAFLKLSDATPEGKEILGLQRATKFVPTKPENYTGIKAAAENAGLLK; translated from the coding sequence ATGTCCAACCTGTTCCACCACCTTCACCGCGCCGTGCGGGGCTTCTCCGTGGCCGCCCTGGTCGCCCTGTCCACCGTCGGCGCTGCCCATGCGCAGACCGTCCTGCGCGTGACCGCGATTCCGGATGAGTCGCCGACCGAGCTCGCCCGCAAGTTCGCACCGCTGGGCAAGTACCTGGAAAAAGAACTCGGCGTGAAGGTCGAGTGGACCCCAGTCACCGACTACGCCGCCGCCGTGGAAGCCGTGGTCAACAAGAAGATCGACCTGGCCTGGTTCGGCGGCTTCACCTTCGTCCAGGCCAATGTGCGCTCCGGCGGCAAGGTCGTGCCGCTGGTCCAGCGCGAGGAAGACGAAAAATTCCGATCGGTGTTCATCACCGATGCGAAGAGCGGCATCACCAAGCTCGACGACCTCAAAGGCAAGACGCTGAGCTTCGGCTCGGCCTCCAGCACCTCCGGCCATCTGATGCCCCGCAGCTTCCTGCTCGCCGCCAAGATCAATCCGGAATCCGACCTCAAGCGCATCAGCTTCTCCGGCGCGCATGACGCCACCGTCGCCGCCGTGGCCAGCGGCAAGGTGGACGCCGGCGCCCTCAACATCTCGGTGTGGGAAAAGCTGCTCAGCGAGAAGAAGGTCGATCCGGCCGAGGTGAAGGTGTTCTTCACCACGCCCACCTACTACGACTACAACTGGAGCGTGCATGCCGACATGCCCGCCGCCATGAAGGAAAAGCTCAAGCAAGCCTTCCTGAAGCTCAGCGATGCCACGCCCGAAGGCAAGGAGATCCTCGGCCTGCAGCGCGCCACCAAGTTCGTGCCGACCAAGCCGGAGAACTACACCGGCATCAAGGCCGCCGCCGAAAACGCCGGCCTGCTGAAGTGA
- a CDS encoding phosphonate ABC transporter ATP-binding protein has product MSLLELDGLRLQAGARCLIQPLSLRIEAGEQVALIGASGAGKTSLLHALALALAPADGHLRLGGQDAWALSHAARHRLRRQLMLAPQHPPLPPRQRVVTAVLAGLLPGAGLGTSLRMLFSPSADQARVAFDALDRLELGNRLWSRVDQLSGGERQRVALARLLVSRAALWLVDEPLSALDPQRAQRSLAVLQEAARAQQRTLVCSLHQVELARSLFPRVVALREGRLVYDGPSHGLDDALLEALYAGLDDRPPSAADDDAQGGPGDATLSRAVPQAMCR; this is encoded by the coding sequence ATGTCGCTGCTGGAGTTGGACGGCCTGCGTCTGCAGGCCGGTGCGCGCTGCCTGATCCAGCCGCTGTCCCTGCGCATCGAGGCCGGCGAGCAGGTCGCGCTGATCGGCGCGTCCGGCGCCGGAAAAACCTCGCTGCTGCATGCCCTCGCACTCGCCCTGGCACCCGCCGATGGCCATCTGCGCCTCGGCGGCCAGGACGCCTGGGCCCTGTCGCATGCCGCCCGCCATCGGCTGCGCCGCCAGTTGATGCTCGCGCCGCAGCACCCACCGTTGCCACCCCGTCAGCGGGTGGTCACCGCCGTGCTGGCCGGCCTGCTGCCCGGTGCCGGTCTGGGTACGTCGCTGCGCATGCTGTTCAGCCCGTCCGCCGATCAAGCCCGCGTGGCATTCGATGCGCTGGACCGCCTCGAGCTGGGCAACCGCCTCTGGTCCCGTGTGGACCAACTCTCCGGCGGCGAGCGCCAGCGGGTCGCACTGGCGCGGTTGCTGGTGTCCCGCGCCGCCCTGTGGTTGGTCGATGAGCCGCTCTCCGCGCTGGATCCCCAGCGCGCGCAGCGCAGTCTGGCCGTGTTGCAGGAGGCCGCCCGCGCGCAGCAGCGCACGCTCGTCTGTAGCCTGCATCAGGTGGAATTGGCCCGCTCGCTTTTTCCCCGGGTGGTTGCCTTGCGCGAAGGCCGCCTGGTCTACGACGGCCCGTCCCACGGTCTGGACGACGCGCTGCTCGAAGCACTCTATGCCGGGCTGGACGATCGACCCCCATCCGCCGCCGATGACGATGCCCAGGGCGGTCCTGGCGATGCGACCCTGTCGCGCGCCGTGCCGCAGGCGATGTGTCGATGA
- the phnE gene encoding phosphonate ABC transporter, permease protein PhnE, whose translation MSPMSAMGAEPWRRDPALTRRIGLGVAVLVLLWPLLVWCEFRPWELLEPRSLRAALRFGVQFLTPRVDAEFLWMALADTWRTVAMATVGLALAWVIAVPLALLATARLSVSSLTGRMAALPASLRWTLRTLLVVLRSVPELVWALMLVRVLGLGPGAGVLAIALSYGGMLGKVYAEILESADATPTQALLRGGAGRLQAFFFGTLPGCADELVSYTVYRWECAIRTSVVLGFVGAGGLGQQLDNATKMFAGAEVSTILLIFMALVALADRLSAWLRPSRMGATEHGTDRPPRRTSLWLLLAALAVLVVASFVSLPVRWGDLLSASALSQMGAFLSEFFPPQLAPAFLMRVGQGALETLAMSALGSGLAAVAGLALALLASRPSGLLRGATWLLLNALRSVPELVWASILLVSAGLGPMPGTLALALHTTGVLGRLMAEALENAPAQTAQALRWAGASRWQVFAYATLPQAAPQLLSYTLYRWENNIRAAAVLGVVGAGGLGQMLSVHLGLFQMRETSTVVLAMLVLVMLVDACSYAARRKLNR comes from the coding sequence ATGAGCCCCATGAGCGCGATGGGCGCCGAGCCGTGGCGCCGCGATCCGGCCCTCACGCGGCGGATCGGTCTGGGCGTCGCGGTGCTGGTGCTGCTGTGGCCGCTGCTGGTCTGGTGCGAGTTCCGGCCCTGGGAACTGCTGGAGCCCCGCAGCCTGCGGGCGGCTCTCCGATTCGGCGTCCAGTTCCTGACGCCGCGTGTCGATGCGGAATTCCTGTGGATGGCGCTGGCCGACACCTGGCGCACGGTGGCGATGGCCACGGTGGGACTGGCGCTGGCCTGGGTGATCGCCGTGCCGCTGGCCTTGCTGGCGACGGCGCGGTTGTCGGTCTCCTCGCTCACCGGGCGCATGGCCGCGCTGCCGGCGTCCTTGCGCTGGACGTTGCGCACGCTGCTGGTGGTGCTGCGGTCGGTGCCCGAGCTGGTGTGGGCGCTGATGCTGGTGCGGGTGCTGGGCCTGGGGCCGGGGGCCGGGGTGCTGGCCATTGCGCTGTCCTACGGCGGCATGCTGGGCAAGGTCTACGCCGAAATCCTGGAGAGTGCCGACGCCACCCCGACCCAGGCGCTGCTGCGCGGGGGCGCCGGTCGGCTGCAGGCCTTCTTCTTCGGCACGCTGCCGGGCTGTGCCGACGAGCTCGTGAGCTACACCGTCTACCGCTGGGAATGCGCGATCCGGACCTCGGTGGTCCTGGGCTTCGTGGGCGCCGGCGGGCTGGGCCAGCAGCTGGACAACGCGACCAAGATGTTCGCGGGTGCTGAGGTCTCGACCATCCTGCTGATCTTCATGGCATTGGTGGCCTTGGCCGATCGTCTCAGTGCCTGGCTGCGCCCCAGCCGGATGGGTGCGACCGAGCACGGCACCGATCGACCGCCGCGTCGCACGAGCCTGTGGCTGCTGCTGGCGGCGTTGGCCGTCCTGGTGGTGGCCAGCTTCGTGTCGCTGCCGGTGCGTTGGGGCGATCTGCTGAGCGCGTCGGCGCTGTCGCAGATGGGCGCCTTCCTCTCTGAATTCTTCCCGCCGCAACTCGCGCCGGCCTTCCTGATGCGGGTGGGGCAGGGCGCATTGGAGACCCTGGCCATGTCGGCCCTGGGCAGTGGCTTGGCGGCCGTGGCGGGCCTGGCGTTGGCGCTGCTGGCCAGTCGACCGTCGGGTCTGCTGCGTGGCGCGACCTGGCTGCTGCTGAATGCCTTGCGCAGCGTGCCCGAGCTGGTGTGGGCGTCGATCCTGCTGGTGTCAGCGGGACTCGGGCCGATGCCGGGCACCCTGGCCCTGGCGCTGCACACCACGGGTGTGCTGGGTCGGCTGATGGCGGAGGCGCTGGAAAATGCACCGGCGCAGACGGCCCAGGCCTTGCGTTGGGCCGGGGCTTCGCGCTGGCAGGTATTTGCCTATGCCACCTTGCCGCAGGCCGCGCCGCAGTTGCTCAGCTACACGCTGTACCGCTGGGAGAACAACATCCGCGCGGCCGCGGTGCTGGGCGTGGTGGGGGCGGGCGGACTGGGGCAGATGTTGAGCGTGCACCTGGGCCTGTTCCAGATGCGCGAAACCAGCACCGTGGTCCTCGCGATGCTGGTGCTGGTGATGCTGGTGGATGCCTGTTCCTATGCGGCGCGACGCAAGCTCAATCGATGA
- a CDS encoding nitroreductase family protein: MNQEGLALLMARASVGPKHLGVPGPSDEQLRVMVEAALHAPDHGELVPFRFKVVRGEARATMSRLFGDAARRAGKDDAGIAMDEERALLPPITVAVVAALDMGHPQVPAHEQWACVGGALTNFLNAAQALGFGGKMLSGAKARDPGLVAAFCAPGETLLGWIALGTPVRSPKPRAAKANADAALQFWGE; this comes from the coding sequence ATGAATCAAGAAGGATTGGCGCTGTTGATGGCGCGGGCGTCGGTGGGACCGAAGCATCTCGGCGTGCCGGGCCCGAGCGACGAGCAACTGCGGGTGATGGTCGAGGCCGCCCTGCATGCGCCGGACCACGGCGAACTGGTGCCGTTCCGGTTCAAGGTGGTGCGCGGCGAGGCCCGGGCGACGATGTCGCGCCTGTTTGGTGACGCCGCACGGCGCGCGGGCAAGGACGACGCAGGCATCGCGATGGACGAGGAACGCGCGCTGCTGCCGCCGATCACCGTGGCGGTGGTGGCGGCGCTGGACATGGGTCATCCGCAAGTTCCTGCTCATGAGCAATGGGCCTGCGTGGGCGGCGCGCTGACCAACTTCCTGAATGCGGCGCAGGCCTTGGGCTTCGGCGGCAAGATGCTGTCCGGCGCCAAGGCCCGCGATCCCGGTCTGGTAGCGGCCTTTTGCGCGCCCGGCGAAACGCTGCTCGGCTGGATCGCGCTGGGCACGCCGGTGCGCTCGCCCAAGCCGCGCGCAGCCAAGGCCAACGCCGACGCCGCGCTGCAGTTCTGGGGCGAGTGA
- a CDS encoding CBS domain-containing protein — protein MKPVSELLKNRGPNVWRITPDATVFDALHLLAEHDVGALLVMTDDRLLGIFSERDYTRKIALQGRDSRHTLVKDVMTPNVLVVKPSTDMRDCMSLMSQRKIRHLPVMQGEEVIGMLSIRDLMNDIIADDELTIAQLQSYIHG, from the coding sequence ATGAAACCGGTGTCCGAACTGCTGAAGAACCGTGGTCCCAACGTCTGGCGCATCACGCCCGATGCAACGGTGTTCGATGCCCTGCATCTGCTGGCCGAGCATGATGTGGGCGCCCTGCTCGTCATGACCGACGACCGCCTGCTGGGCATCTTTTCCGAGCGCGACTACACCCGCAAGATCGCGCTGCAGGGACGGGATTCACGCCACACCCTGGTCAAGGATGTCATGACGCCCAATGTCCTGGTGGTCAAACCCAGCACCGACATGCGGGACTGCATGAGCCTGATGAGCCAACGCAAGATCCGGCACCTGCCGGTGATGCAGGGCGAGGAGGTGATCGGCATGCTGTCGATCCGCGATCTGATGAACGACATCATTGCCGATGACGAACTGACGATCGCGCAGCTGCAGTCCTACATTCACGGGTGA
- a CDS encoding DUF962 domain-containing protein has protein sequence MNRQATDLMAQYAAYHRDRRNIATHFVGIPLIVFAVGVLLARAQIHIDQWTLSAAWLVWAGAAAWYLTRGNLVLGLATALVNAVLMALAHPLAAGSTGGWLAWGLGSFIVGWIIQFVGHYYEGRKPAFVDDLVGLLVGPMFVVGEALFALGWGRELLAEIERRVGPTHLRDLTHPA, from the coding sequence ATGAACCGCCAAGCGACCGATCTGATGGCGCAATACGCCGCCTATCACCGCGACCGCCGCAACATCGCCACCCACTTCGTGGGCATCCCCTTGATCGTGTTTGCCGTCGGCGTGCTGTTAGCGCGGGCCCAGATCCACATCGACCAGTGGACGCTCAGCGCCGCCTGGCTGGTGTGGGCCGGCGCGGCCGCCTGGTACCTCACCCGCGGCAACCTGGTGCTGGGACTGGCCACCGCGCTGGTCAATGCGGTGCTGATGGCCCTGGCCCACCCGCTGGCAGCGGGCTCCACCGGCGGCTGGCTGGCCTGGGGCCTGGGCAGCTTCATCGTGGGTTGGATCATCCAGTTCGTCGGCCATTACTACGAGGGCCGCAAACCGGCGTTCGTCGACGATCTGGTCGGCTTGCTGGTCGGCCCGATGTTCGTGGTCGGCGAGGCCCTGTTCGCCCTGGGCTGGGGCCGTGAACTGCTCGCCGAGATTGAGCGCCGCGTCGGCCCCACCCACCTGCGCGACCTCACCCATCCGGCCTGA
- a CDS encoding GNAT family N-acetyltransferase — protein sequence MSDLNRGPIPEADPAPVTVRPALKAPAADGGSDAVAQAASHLHPGLRPTSLEGSELRLLTEPDLPAYKALRDGMLARHEHAFTSDAATEQTRQAASYRHRLHPEAGGRALFTLGAWSGDRLVGALTCEAEGRQKVQHIAHLVGMMVDDAQQGRGIGRALLQEALSRLRHEPWLELVTLSVTASNAPAVALYRSMGFVCYGHLPRAVRLADGRYLAKELMCLTLRSGDDGPNESLAERQAGGTSAL from the coding sequence TTGAGCGACTTGAACCGCGGCCCCATCCCTGAAGCCGATCCGGCGCCGGTGACCGTCCGCCCCGCCCTGAAGGCCCCTGCCGCCGACGGCGGCTCCGACGCGGTCGCCCAGGCGGCCTCGCACCTGCATCCCGGTCTGCGTCCGACGTCGCTGGAAGGGTCCGAGCTCCGGCTGCTGACCGAGCCCGATCTGCCCGCCTACAAGGCGCTGCGCGACGGGATGCTGGCGCGCCATGAGCATGCCTTTACCTCCGACGCCGCCACCGAACAGACGCGCCAGGCCGCCAGCTACCGCCATCGACTTCATCCCGAGGCGGGCGGCCGCGCCCTGTTCACGCTCGGTGCCTGGTCGGGCGATCGCTTGGTGGGGGCGCTCACCTGTGAGGCGGAAGGTCGGCAGAAGGTGCAGCACATCGCCCACCTGGTGGGCATGATGGTGGATGACGCGCAGCAGGGCCGGGGCATCGGTCGCGCGCTGCTGCAGGAGGCGCTGTCCCGGCTTCGGCATGAGCCCTGGCTGGAGCTGGTCACGCTCAGCGTCACCGCGAGCAACGCGCCGGCGGTGGCGCTCTACCGCAGCATGGGCTTCGTCTGCTATGGCCACCTGCCGCGCGCCGTGCGGCTGGCCGACGGGCGCTACCTGGCCAAGGAACTGATGTGCCTCACCCTGCGCTCCGGCGACGACGGCCCCAATGAGTCCCTGGCCGAACGCCAGGCCGGCGGCACCTCGGCGTTGTAA
- the mobA gene encoding molybdenum cofactor guanylyltransferase MobA produces MPPPAPAPAARAITAVLLCGGRGSRMGGVDKPLQAFQGRPLVEHVLARIAPQVNGRVVLSANRHLDDYRRYGHPVVTDSWPDYPGPLAGLLAGMDAVQALQAAAMAAQAPHTPSDTAAGAPPSDHWLLCVSGDSPWLPEDLASRLQAALTDGHDSAMALGREAPDTPLRSQPLASLVHLRHRDALQAALQAGERRVEAWLRSLPLVLVPFDRPSDDRAFANINDRSELERLEPRPHP; encoded by the coding sequence TTGCCCCCGCCCGCTCCCGCCCCCGCGGCACGGGCCATCACCGCGGTGCTGCTGTGCGGCGGCCGCGGCAGCCGGATGGGCGGCGTCGACAAACCGCTTCAAGCCTTTCAGGGCCGCCCGCTGGTCGAGCATGTGCTGGCCCGCATCGCACCGCAGGTGAACGGCCGGGTGGTCCTCAGCGCCAACCGGCATCTGGACGACTACCGACGCTACGGCCATCCGGTGGTCACCGACAGCTGGCCGGACTATCCCGGCCCCTTGGCCGGCCTGCTGGCCGGCATGGACGCGGTGCAGGCCCTGCAGGCCGCGGCGATGGCGGCCCAGGCCCCCCACACGCCGAGCGACACCGCCGCCGGCGCGCCCCCGAGCGATCACTGGCTGCTGTGCGTCAGCGGCGACAGTCCCTGGCTGCCGGAGGACCTGGCGTCCCGCCTGCAGGCCGCCCTGACCGACGGCCACGACAGCGCCATGGCGCTGGGTCGCGAGGCGCCCGACACACCGCTGCGCAGCCAGCCGCTGGCCAGCCTGGTGCATCTGCGCCATCGCGACGCGCTGCAGGCGGCCTTGCAGGCCGGCGAGCGCCGCGTCGAAGCCTGGCTGCGGTCGCTGCCCTTGGTGCTGGTACCGTTCGACCGTCCGAGCGACGATCGGGCCTTTGCCAACATCAACGACAGGAGCGAGCTTGAGCGACTTGAACCGCGGCCCCATCCCTGA
- the moaA gene encoding GTP 3',8-cyclase MoaA, producing MTDGVIPLFDLRQVGRIPPVPAPLPDLSGPWLDARGRPLRDLRISVTDRCNFRCSYCMPKEVFDKDYQFLPHRDLLSFEEITRLAGVFAGLGVQKLRLTGGEPLLRRNIEALIAQLAELRTPDDQPLDLTLTTNGSLLARKAQALKDAGLKRVTVSLDALDDAVFRRMNDVDFPVAEVLHGIETAQSVGLAPIKVNMVVKRGTNDHQILPMARHFRGTGVVLRFIEYMDVGMSNGWRMDEVLPSAQVLARLREHMDLVPLAPTTEGETATRWGYADGSGEIGLISSVTQAFCGDCNRARLSTEGRLYTCLFASDGHDLRALLRGQGDLPARSDAEIAGALGTLWQRRADRYSELRASLPPSEAGGARRVEMHYIGG from the coding sequence ATGACCGATGGCGTGATTCCCCTGTTCGACCTTCGCCAGGTCGGGCGCATTCCCCCCGTCCCCGCCCCGTTGCCGGACCTTTCAGGCCCCTGGCTGGATGCGCGCGGGCGGCCGCTGCGCGACCTGCGCATCTCGGTCACCGATCGCTGCAACTTCCGCTGCAGCTATTGCATGCCCAAGGAAGTCTTCGACAAGGACTACCAATTCCTGCCGCATCGCGACCTGTTGAGCTTCGAGGAGATCACCCGGCTGGCCGGCGTGTTCGCCGGGCTCGGCGTGCAGAAGCTGCGGCTCACCGGTGGCGAACCGCTGCTGCGCCGCAACATTGAAGCACTGATCGCCCAGTTGGCCGAACTGCGCACGCCCGACGATCAGCCGCTGGATCTCACGCTGACCACCAACGGCTCGCTGCTCGCCCGCAAGGCGCAGGCGCTCAAGGACGCCGGCCTGAAGCGGGTGACCGTCAGCCTCGATGCACTGGACGACGCGGTGTTCCGCCGCATGAACGATGTGGACTTCCCGGTGGCCGAGGTGCTGCACGGCATCGAGACCGCGCAGTCGGTCGGGCTGGCGCCGATCAAGGTCAACATGGTGGTCAAGCGGGGCACCAACGACCATCAGATCCTGCCGATGGCGCGTCACTTCCGCGGGACCGGCGTGGTGCTGCGCTTCATCGAGTACATGGACGTCGGCATGAGCAACGGCTGGCGGATGGACGAGGTGCTTCCATCGGCGCAGGTGCTCGCCCGGCTGCGCGAGCACATGGATCTGGTGCCCCTGGCCCCGACCACCGAAGGCGAAACCGCCACCCGCTGGGGCTATGCCGACGGCTCGGGCGAGATCGGGCTGATCTCCAGCGTCACCCAGGCCTTCTGCGGCGACTGCAACCGCGCCCGGCTCTCCACCGAAGGACGGCTTTACACCTGCCTGTTCGCCTCCGATGGCCACGACCTGCGCGCCCTGCTGCGCGGCCAGGGCGACCTGCCGGCCCGCAGCGATGCGGAAATCGCCGGCGCCCTGGGCACGCTGTGGCAACGTCGTGCGGACCGCTATTCCGAGCTGCGCGCCTCGCTGCCGCCCTCCGAGGCGGGCGGTGCGCGACGGGTCGAGATGCACTACATCGGCGGCTGA
- a CDS encoding carbohydrate kinase family protein, translated as MTLTPSTVLHADLASFVSFGEALTDMVREGPDLWRSRTGGSPWNVAIAMSRLGQLSAFAGGISKDRFGQALWQASADASLDLRFIQQFAKSPLMAYVHEVDPPEYCFVGDDSADLHFRPHALPAGWRRALRWAHFGSISLTREPLAARLVALAESLKDDGVRISYDPNYRITMDSRYDRTLERMCRIADVIKVSDDDLRGLFRSRDHHLGLAQIAAWNPRAIVMLTLGERGAQLFHPKGDLSASPPVLEGALDTVGAGDAAMGGLLFSLMQDPQEDPEEHLRWAVAAAAAACTGAGVHGLSSGRVSAFLGLVRVQPVEVV; from the coding sequence ATGACTTTGACCCCCAGCACTGTCCTCCATGCCGATCTGGCGAGTTTCGTGTCGTTTGGCGAAGCGCTGACCGACATGGTGCGTGAGGGCCCTGATCTCTGGCGCAGCCGCACCGGCGGCTCGCCGTGGAATGTGGCGATTGCGATGTCGCGGCTGGGTCAGCTGAGCGCCTTTGCCGGCGGCATCAGCAAGGACCGCTTCGGCCAGGCGCTGTGGCAGGCCAGTGCGGATGCCAGCCTGGACCTGCGTTTCATCCAGCAGTTCGCCAAGTCACCGTTGATGGCCTATGTGCATGAGGTCGATCCGCCGGAGTATTGCTTCGTCGGCGACGACAGCGCGGATCTGCACTTCCGCCCGCATGCCTTGCCCGCCGGATGGCGGCGTGCGTTGCGGTGGGCGCATTTCGGATCGATCAGCCTGACGCGCGAGCCGCTGGCCGCGCGGCTGGTGGCGCTGGCCGAGTCGCTCAAGGATGACGGCGTGCGGATCAGCTACGACCCCAACTACCGCATCACGATGGACTCGCGCTATGACCGCACGCTGGAGCGCATGTGCCGCATCGCCGATGTGATCAAGGTCTCCGACGACGACCTGCGCGGCCTGTTCCGCAGCCGCGACCATCACCTGGGCCTGGCCCAGATCGCGGCCTGGAATCCTCGGGCAATCGTGATGCTGACGCTGGGCGAGCGCGGCGCGCAGCTGTTCCATCCCAAGGGGGACCTGAGCGCCAGCCCGCCGGTGCTCGAAGGTGCGCTCGACACCGTCGGTGCCGGCGATGCCGCGATGGGCGGACTCCTGTTCAGCCTGATGCAGGACCCGCAGGAGGATCCGGAAGAGCACCTGCGCTGGGCCGTGGCCGCCGCCGCCGCGGCCTGCACCGGCGCGGGGGTGCATGGGCTGTCGTCCGGTCGGGTGTCGGCGTTCCTGGGTCTGGTGCGGGTGCAGCCGGTCGAGGTGGTCTGA